A single Rhizobium sullae DNA region contains:
- a CDS encoding conjugal transfer protein TrbD, whose amino-acid sequence MADSLSGLRCNRIHRALSRPNLLMGADRELVLITGLAAVILIFVVLTVYSALFGVAVWIVIVGALRMMAKSDPLMRQVYVRHISYKPTYKATTSPWRRY is encoded by the coding sequence ATGGCTGACTCCCTATCCGGCCTGCGATGCAACCGCATCCACCGCGCTCTGTCTCGCCCGAATCTCCTGATGGGCGCCGACCGGGAGCTGGTGCTGATCACCGGTCTTGCGGCCGTAATCCTGATCTTCGTGGTGCTCACGGTCTATTCAGCGCTCTTCGGTGTTGCTGTCTGGATCGTGATCGTCGGGGCGCTCAGGATGATGGCGAAGTCCGATCCGCTCATGCGGCAGGTCTACGTGCGGCACATTTCCTACAAGCCGACCTATAAGGCGACCACCTCGCCGTGGCGGCGGTACTGA
- a CDS encoding TrbC/VirB2 family protein, giving the protein MSREYALIAIALSAVPSLFASVAPAMASSGGSLPWEGPLEQIQESITGPVAGYIALAAVAIAGGMLIFGGELNDFARRLVYVVLVAGILLGATTIVGLFGATGASIGLTDEQLTSIGSNGEGEGAHG; this is encoded by the coding sequence ATGTCGCGTGAATATGCACTCATCGCCATCGCACTCAGTGCAGTGCCGAGCCTTTTCGCATCTGTTGCGCCGGCGATGGCCAGTTCCGGCGGCAGCCTTCCGTGGGAGGGACCGCTCGAGCAAATTCAGGAATCGATCACTGGCCCGGTTGCCGGTTACATCGCGCTTGCGGCCGTCGCCATTGCCGGTGGGATGCTGATCTTTGGCGGGGAACTGAACGACTTCGCACGGCGACTTGTCTACGTCGTTCTCGTCGCCGGCATCCTGCTTGGCGCCACCACCATAGTCGGCCTGTTCGGCGCAACCGGCGCGTCGATCGGTCTGACGGACGAGCAGCTCACGTCGATCGGTTCGAACGGAGAAGGGGAGGGGGCTCATGGCTGA
- the trbB gene encoding P-type conjugative transfer ATPase TrbB produces MNQLRSHPRLVRKLQEALGDQLCVALDDANVVEIMLNPDGKLFIERLGHGIAPAGEMSSATAEMVIGTVAHALQSEVDTEQPIVSGELPIGGHRFEGLLPPVVARPAFTIRRRASRLIPLGDYVRADVMTESQASTIRSAISSRLNIIISGGTGSGKTTLANAVIAEIVKSTPEDRLVILEDTAEIQCAAENAVLLHTSDTIDMARLLKSTMRLRPDRIVVGEVRDGAALTLLKAWNTGHPGGVATIHSNTAMSALRRLEQLTAEASQQPMHEVIGEAVDLVISIERTQRGRRVRDVIHVERFAGGQYEIESDQLTEEQEARHVA; encoded by the coding sequence GTGAACCAGCTTCGCTCTCATCCCCGGCTTGTCCGCAAACTTCAGGAGGCGCTCGGCGATCAGCTCTGCGTTGCTCTGGACGACGCGAATGTCGTCGAAATCATGCTCAATCCGGACGGGAAGCTGTTCATCGAACGGCTCGGCCACGGCATCGCGCCCGCCGGAGAAATGTCCTCTGCTACTGCAGAAATGGTGATCGGAACCGTGGCGCATGCGCTCCAGTCCGAGGTCGACACGGAACAGCCGATCGTCTCCGGCGAGTTGCCAATCGGCGGCCACCGCTTCGAGGGTCTGTTGCCTCCCGTCGTCGCCAGACCTGCCTTTACCATTCGGCGCCGCGCCTCCCGCCTCATTCCGCTCGGGGACTATGTCCGTGCAGACGTGATGACCGAATCTCAGGCCTCGACGATCCGCAGCGCAATTTCCTCCAGGCTCAACATCATCATTTCCGGGGGGACCGGTTCGGGCAAGACGACGCTTGCGAACGCCGTCATCGCCGAGATCGTCAAATCGACGCCGGAGGATCGCCTCGTTATTCTTGAAGACACCGCGGAAATTCAGTGCGCGGCAGAGAACGCCGTTCTCCTGCACACCAGCGATACGATCGACATGGCGCGGCTTCTCAAGAGCACCATGCGGTTGCGTCCCGATCGGATCGTCGTTGGTGAAGTCCGCGACGGCGCCGCCCTTACATTGCTCAAGGCCTGGAACACCGGCCATCCGGGCGGGGTGGCGACCATCCACTCGAACACCGCCATGTCGGCGCTGCGTCGCCTCGAACAACTGACCGCCGAAGCGAGCCAGCAACCGATGCATGAGGTGATCGGGGAGGCCGTCGACCTGGTCATCTCGATCGAGCGGACGCAGCGCGGGCGGCGTGTTCGAGATGTGATCCACGTCGAGCGGTTCGCGGGCGGCCAGTACGAGATCGAGTCCGACCAGCTCACGGAAGAACAGGAGGCGCGCCATGTCGCGTGA
- the traI gene encoding acyl-homoserine-lactone synthase, with amino-acid sequence MRVVAISARQGIPEPQLLEAHHKLRAQVFSDRLGWEVDVFDGREEDAFDALQPTYIIAVSDSDQVVGCARLLPALGPTMVSDVFSSLLPKEGLKAHCFMIESSRFCVDTSLVDGRGGGSVHEATLTMFAGIIEWCMANGYTEIVTVTDLRFERILARVGWPLHRLGEPRKIGVTMAVAGTLPANADAFQRLRPSNYRSELFPIS; translated from the coding sequence ATGCGGGTAGTCGCGATTTCGGCACGACAGGGCATACCGGAACCACAACTTCTCGAAGCACATCACAAACTTCGAGCTCAGGTATTTTCCGATCGGCTCGGTTGGGAAGTCGATGTATTCGACGGCCGGGAAGAAGACGCGTTCGATGCACTTCAGCCAACTTACATCATTGCCGTGTCGGACAGCGACCAGGTGGTAGGATGCGCCAGGCTCCTTCCAGCACTTGGCCCAACCATGGTGTCGGACGTCTTCTCCTCGCTTCTCCCGAAGGAGGGATTGAAGGCCCATTGTTTCATGATCGAGAGTTCACGCTTCTGCGTTGATACAAGCCTCGTGGATGGAAGGGGAGGCGGCTCAGTCCATGAGGCGACGCTGACCATGTTCGCCGGCATCATCGAATGGTGCATGGCGAATGGCTACACCGAGATTGTCACGGTCACCGATCTCCGGTTCGAGCGGATTCTAGCTCGCGTTGGGTGGCCGCTGCATCGTTTGGGCGAGCCCAGGAAGATCGGCGTGACGATGGCCGTAGCGGGCACGCTGCCCGCGAATGCGGACGCATTCCAAAGGCTCCGCCCTTCCAACTACCGTTCTGAACTCTTCCCTATCAGCTAG